The Solanum lycopersicum chromosome 2, SLM_r2.1 DNA window AAGAAATGAGGTTTATACACCtgagttttaaaaattattaaaattaatataggtTTGTACTACTCTGAGCTGATTGTTTGTAATTTTATCcatcaataaatttatatatttactgAGCATTTCATTACAATCTTGAcattcatataaaatattatgtaaaataaaataaatattcggTATGTgattttgtaaaagataaaagttaagtatagaaaataataatagagaGTTAGAATAGGAATTCTAAATTGATTGAGATTTGTTATTTacattatttacttatttatgtttaattatgaTAGGTTGGTTAAAACTGTTTCTTTTCATACAGATagaaatatacataattatatgtataaacatataaaacttttgagtttataataaaatatttttctataaattggaTTTTTTATAGGATAATTATATAgaatgacaaattaataatataaaataaatatagtagctatcatttgatttatttgtgtttcataGCAAATTGTTTGTCAGTTCCTCTATCCCCTCATATTCTCGCTGCCACTCTCGCTCTCTCACTTGTTTCCTGTCACTTTATACAATAcaattgtataaattgtatttttaattatataaagcgagagaaaattatgtatatatacatgcaaatatatatatttttatcatataaaattataattatacaataaaagtatTCCCAtgtccaagtctcttttgcctttctctcattctcgttttatacaaattcaaattatatataatttctctcttttttgttttatacaattcgcttcaattgtatatgtatagctaattatacacatatatatttgttatgggatacaattatgcaaactttataATAACAtgcaaatatgaaatttatgttttgcTATAAAATCAAATAAGTAGATATCATAAATAACGAATCTTAATTAATTTACAATAGTCATTAAAATTAAACCTAATTATTTATGGTAGTCAAAAAAGGtagaatatattataataaaagatttGAAGGGGAGTCACACGTGGGACAGTGTGGGTTGCACCTTAGAGtagagaaaaggaaaaagacaaataaaaatttaattaaagaaaaccCACCCCTCACGTTCCCAACGAGGTCCCTATCGAAATCATcattattacttattttttttttataataaaataagaggaaaaatacaaaaaaaaagaaaaggatatGAATAATAATGTGGTGTAAGGGTAGCGTGGGTATCTGATGAACGTGGCATAGACCCCAAAATGTCAGTTACTGCTCCTAATAATTAATCTCACGTACCGCACTTTCCAcgaaaataaatacaataaaaattaaaaaatttaaaatatctaatattcaccataaaataaaaaatataattatcatcaAAATACTTAATTCTCGTAAATTTTTAACATATCACATGGgatgtttaaattaaatatttgtgacatgttcaaaaaaagaaaagaactgaTCAAGTGATATTTTAGAAGGACttattaagtttttcttttcacTATAAATGAGCAGATTTgagtattaatttaaaattttacttgtAGAAAAGATCCAAATTTAGTGggtaatttattttagtttatggAGTTTTGAGAAAATCAAGgacaaagaaaagatgatggACACAAATTTAATGCATAAGTCCATATTTACATTTTGCACGGGAATTATAAATCCCACTATACAAGGCATTTAAATAGGAAAATTTGACCAATATTTTATACGCATAGAAAATAAAAGGCAGTGTAAGAAacgtaaataatatttattgttcTCGTAGATACATTCACTTTGAAAATTGATTTTACGAGATTTCACTAAGATCTACAAGTTAAACTTAAAATTTACAACAATAATGAATATGGTATAATCCCATAAAATTGGAGATCTAAAAAGGGCAATGCATAAGTAAGTTTATTCCTATATTGTGCTAGAtgaaaaaacatgttaaaaataaactgagattttttttttggaaacagTAATATATAATACTCTTAGTAGCAGAGGAAATAAGAGAATACTCAATTATTtgtaatttcatcaaaataaatttgtcacacctttatttatattatttgtggTTGAGCTCATTACATACTTGAATTATCAATTTCAATCTTGCTTTTTTCATCTAGTTGAATACTAAAATTATTCTACCGTActtcaaataattttcataGTTAATTTTATCCTTTTTGTATTTTGCACgttcattttaacttttatattgtcataaaatttatttttacatgtgTGAATTCTTGAtcgacaaaaaaaaattgatggacttaatgcttattccggaaaatattcatcaaatttcaacataaaTAATTAGGCACAAAGTTACTAAGTTCATTAACTaatttacttcaattataaTGGTATATTATCATTCTATTTTTATGCAACAtctttcacttatttttatttaaattaaatacaaaaacccaTAATTGCatcaataaatattcaaaaaaagtatttatgCGATCTTATGAtgcaatttttttggtttaccAGTGGAGTAAATATCGTGATTCTATAAATAAGCATCCTTAAAACGTaagattttaatatttcaaCCAAATTAAGTAAATGAAGAGTATTTAATTAGTAAGTTATGATAATGATGTAAAATCTCATCCATCCCCTAATTTTactaacttttcaaaaaatgcATTTAATActcttttctctctctacaACTTCTTTTTGACTTTCCTGTACCccactttctctctctatccACAAAACCAAACGCTTAAATAAAGGCCGAAACCCCATTCTGTTTCTCTAGTCGCCACctccaaatctctctctctctgttttctctcaacaacaacaaagagGTATTTCAATGGCAGTTGAGGCAAGACATCTCAATCTTTTCactcagcaacagcagcaaATGGTTTCGAATCAAGGGAATGGGTTTTCGTACAATACCCAAATTGTTGGTTCTTCTCTGTTACCGTTACCGACGCCGGAGAATAGTTTTTTGCCGTTTCATCAGAGTCTGATGTGTGATTCCGTTCAGCCAAAAACGTCGGTAAATACGGATAGTGGTCTCACTTTCAATCTTCCTACAACTGTGAACGCTACCACTGCTGCCGGTGTAGCGGCGACGAGGAAGCGGTCGAGGGATTCGTTTAATCAATTTAATACTTGTAATACTACGTCGTTTGTCGGAGATGACGTTTTGCCACTTCTACAACAGTACCAGTGTGATATCGATCGGATTATTTCGCTTCATGTAAGTCTTCTGAtagaaaaattcatattcaatgcCGTTTTCTGTTTACTGGTGTTTTGGGgctaatttgaatttttatattgttttttttacagACTAAGAAAGTAAGGATGGAATTAGAAGAAAGGCAGAAACAGCAAGCGAGGGTGTTGGTTGCAGCAATCGGGGAAGGCGTATCGAAAAAACTGAAAGAGAAAGACGAACAAATTCAACGAATGGGGAAAATCAATATGGTTCTACAAGAAAAAGTGAAAAGTCTGTTCGTTGAGAATCAGTTATGGAGAGATTTAGCACAAACAAACGAAGCAACAGCGAATTCCCTCCGCAACAACTTAGAACAAGTATTAGCCCACGTCGGGGACGAACGTATCTCCGCCGGCGGTAACTTCGCCGGAACCGCAGTTGAGGAAGTCGCCGAATCCTGCTGCGGCAGCAGCGACCACGGGGCGGGGGCGGAAGAGGAGGATGAAATCGAAGGCCGGCGCACCATAGTCGGAGAAGCGCAGGATAACAGGATGTGCAAAAGGTGTGGTGAGAGGGAATCATGTGTATTGCTATTGCCATGCAGGCATCTTTGCCTGTGTGCTGTTTGTGGTTCAAGTTTAGTCCATACATGCCCTGTATGCAACTCTAACATGAATGCCACTGTGCATGTTAACATGTCTTCTTGATCCATCaatcaaaatcccaaaaaacaaaaaaaaagaagaaacaatttttagaaagaagaaaacaaaatgaTAGAATTTTGTTGGTGTAGAGAAACTTTTAGAATTTTAGTTTGTAAATTTCTTTAGTAAtttgtaaaatgaaaaaatgttcattctttttttttcttaattcacCATTGTCATATTGGTGATATGGGAATTTCACACtacttcatttcattaagaTCTTCGTACGCGATTAAATTTTATCGAaggaagtaaaaaaaaaggtaaagagGTGTATGGTGGGATTAAACATAAagtaactttttattttgttgagtTTGATGGGGAGAGATTATGGGCGactaatttttaatgaaatggCCTGAAAAAGCAAAGTTTGCATGCCAACTTTTACCAAAGAATCCTACTTTAATGTATTGAATGAGGTACTGTACTAACTATAATAATATGACCGGAGAAacctttttaattgaaaaatttaatcagaataatattttatttatgttatttaatatttgaaatcaaGAGATTATTAGTAggtacttgaaaaaaaaatagaacaagattgtatttttacattattCGAGTTTCTTTCTATACTAGTAGTACTTGGTACTAGCAAAAgctattcaagaaaaaaaaagtggacCCAAAAACAAGCAAATCCCCCTAACTTTGCAGGCATATACAGTGATTGTGAAAACAACTGCTTCTGACTAgtaatttaacttaatttttctcttctttttttatgtcCTAactttatactatttaattaaattaggtTTCTCCTGCACCTTAGCTATCCTTTTTAAGTTATTGTCACCTTTAAGGaaatgtttatttcttttgtgtgtattaaaattgaattgcTTGTAAATTCAAGTAGTTGGGTCGGTGATAGGTATGTGTATTTAgagtatttaaaattaattattggtAATTTTCTTTCCCTACTCCTAAACCTCAATGTATTATTAACCTTTTCTAGGGTTGGCACAAGGTAATCAATCAATAATAGGGctcataacaaaatattttatttgaaattggtGATGCTAATAATAAAGTAGAAAGATGGTTGAGTAGTCTAATGCATTGATTTGTGACAGGAGGCAGGAGATGTGGTCACTCTGGTGATGGTCAGATTCAAAGAGCCATCAGGACAAGCTTtgtgtattgattttttttcttttctttttggggTGGTTCATTTCTTGGAATCTTCCATTATGAGGCACAATTTTATAGGTGTTGTAAAGACAAAAATGTCAGTGGAAAATGTTGCACATTTCACATTATTTGTCCCTATTACTACTTGTTTGTTTGCGGATTAAAGAGTTTGGGTAAGGGACGAAAACATTACTCAACAATGATGGCTCTCCCTAACGTCCCATTCCCTTTAATGCCTATCTTCCAACAATTTCACATTCTTTGAAAAATTTGACTACCTCTTGGTTACTACCAACCAATTTTATGACCAAAGGTGGTTAGgacaaaataaaaatctaacaAACAAGCTTGTAGCGATGTtggaacataaaaaaaaaagaaaaagaaatactcGAAATCACATATAGATGAAAACTCATGGATTAGCTCAAATTGAGTTTAATGTTTTTCAGATTCAATTTTCTGTTCATGTTTACACaccaaatcaaattaattgttgtttaaagtttgagaaaactttttttaaaatatttatcccATGGGTGTTAAAGATAGTTTTGTTTAGTGTATGCCAGTCCTATAAATACATAGTGCATGTTGTATACAGAATCGTGTCCCAAAGTGCCGGCCAATATTCTGACATGTCACATTCACAAATACaccaaatgaaataatatttttttttaaaaaaataagattaaagAGGTTACTACTGAAAATGATGGATCTCACCATTATCTAATTTGGGTGTCGTTTGGTTAAATACCGTCACtctattttatcataaaattcgTATTATTAAAAATCTACGCTATCTTTGATCTTTTACAAAGTAAATTAAATGGAAGGcgtgaattcaaatttaatcgagtaaaaagaaaaaagaagagttAATATTTAAAGACCCACCACGTGTGAATAGAGGAGAGCGTTGAGGCACTTTACGCCAAAGAGAAAGTAGGGTAGTTGAGTATGATTCGTACACTGTATTAAACACGCCTGTGCCTCTGCTTTGTTAAAGAGAGAGATGATGTTTGGTTGCCTTGAAATTCGCCGGTGGGGAAGGATAATGATGCCCTACGTTACTTCATGTCAGAGCCGTGAAGATCGGTTTTGGTACTCACAATCccattcccccccccccccccccacaaccTGACTGGTCAATCTTCATTTTTCACCTTTATTTActcttcattcactttttctatTTAGTATTCATCGTATAATACAGATTTTAACGATGGAAACTATATTCACCACACATCttaatatacttataatatGTCAATTTTTTACCTaagcaaatataatatatttcagaaaaacaattataattcatatatgttGCATGCATAATTCACTTTTAGTTCATATTACATGTTTAACACAGCAttgatataaatgataataaattaaaagtattgttaaaattagtaattatttattaaaaatgtattaatttatataattttccactacgttaaatatacaaaatggttctttattttgaaaataatgatgGTGGGACTTGGGTTTCAAACCACACGCTTTGAGTTTGTTAACAtccatataaaagaaaaaaataaataaacacgaGAATTTGGGATTTTGGCGTGAATTGCgcttaaaaaaacaaacaaaactcTTGTATTTAAGTTCGTTGATATTACAAGTAAATCGATTACAACTTTAAGTTTGAAATTCTATAATACTTAGTTACACACAATTTACGGAAGGAATTTCTTTAAACTCAgctttaataatttctttttccgtTTACTTCTATtcattctattaaaaaaattaatatagtttaaattattgttattgcTTTATATAATGTATATCAAATCTAATATTAATAAGTAATCATGATTCATGAACCGAAGCTTATTATTCAAACAAATTAATGTTGTTTTCCTTGTAACAGTTATGATTCCTCTTAGTAGTAATTATAATCAAATAAGTACTACTTTAATGATGGCTTGCTTGGAATATAATAAGGCCATCGACAATTAATGAGTTTTTATTATCAAACAAACGTTCCTTTGTCCTTTTATTATCATTTCCACGTGAATTCTTAGTGGTTCGTATTTTCCCCAACTCCTTTTGATATTTAAGTAAGTAATGATTTTAATAGCGAAGtcagaattttaattaaaataaaaaagcgtacacatataatatatataagattattttattttattatatagtataatttttttgaaaaaaggggTGTTGACGGGCTCCTCCACGCCACTGATTGACTCACAAGATCTCTGATATATTCgtaactaatattattattgtatttttaaagtGTATGTCACACGATGTCTTATCCTTAATAGTTCCATGTATTAtctcaaaatttcattattatacATTGGAATGAGTTTGAGACATTTTTTCAGTAATCTAAATATTCATTTTACACTACCAATTAGTTTTTGAAATACATTCATTCAAACTAAACCaattgaatttcatattatgATAGCATTATTTACTAGTGACTATTCAAGACCCCTAGATGTAGCTTCATATAGTTTTAATctgatatattaaaatttgattaggaCCAAGTTGTGAActagaatataaaaatatttatttttacttttaaaattttgaatttttctagtaaataaatattcaaatataacatcaaaaatcTGAATTTATGATCCGAACGAATGTTTAAATTGAAagagaattatttttattgatgaatcaTTTATCTTTCTATgtttaataataaagaaaagggataagaaaagaaaaaagaaatagtttttTTAGCCCGAGACTTGGTCTATACAGTACATATCAGAAATCAAAGATACCCtcaatcaattgaaaaatatagataacagatttttcataataataaaaattcctACCGTCCACTACTtgattgttataattataataataataattaaatacattattttaatttaaaatattaaattgactAATTTTGTAAACATGTTATCAATTGagtgtagaaaatatttttgaataagtaaaaataaagcgATCGATTATTactatatatgtgtatatatgactaaaatgaaatgatgattttgttattaaatattattattatatattttgaaaagcaGCAATATGTGCAGTATCTGCCATTACCTCGTTGTTAGTTCTGTGTCAACATATGACCATCAATTGTGGGTCCCATTCATGGTtttgtctttatttttataatttgactttttcttgttttgtttataGTGATACActattatggaaaaaaaaaagaaagtaatttaataaaataaaatgtcagATAAGATAAtaaagatagatagatatagattggtaaatgatgaaataaagtGTGGGGCACATGAAAAagctaaatattaatttaaactttaGTGTGGGAGAGACGGATCTTCCGCAGTGGGTCCTTCCATCAGACACAATTTTGTCTCATCTATCACCAACATAATAAtcactctattttatttttatattatatacttcttgttttaatatttgtttgtatttatCGAAAATTTGTAAACATTTATAATTTGATCgtgtttaatttaaattgaaacTCTGCAAATTATGGTcaagtcaaattaaaatttttgaaggtTATTCAACCAAAAGCCATAGTTTATTGTCTATATTAAACACAGATTGATGAATTATTCATACGGAGAGATCAAATCTATATCACACTAGTTTGAGGAAAACGCTATTAACAACCCTCGAATCATAAATCAACAGAATTGTACCGCAGATGAATTATTCATATAGAAAGATCAAATCTAAATCACcctaattcaaaaaaaatactactaaCGACCCTCAAATCATGGATCAACAGAACTGTATCCGCGCTATCTTactgaataaaattatatttcttcaaattttatttttttttatgttcaaaatttgttggaaagaaaattattttcaacaaTGAGAATAGACTTGACCTTTTGCATCGAGCTACTCATAGTTTATTTAGTATAATTTACTTAGTTTATCTAATTTACAAGCTATTCGATAAGAGGGATGAAAATTTAACTAAGCTATTAAAATctctattattaaaatatactaatatGCATGTGCGGGAGGTTTTTAATAGAATCACTAGATGTTAATTATTGGTTAATTGAATTTATACTAGTATATAGCATTAATTAAGATGAATTTTATGGTTACACTGGACATATTGAGTACTCCACAATAAAAGAAGTACATGTCCCAGTAAAGGGGTAGTTTACACGTTaatactttgaaatatttctctTGCAAGGAAAGCCAAATCAAATAGTACTAATacgttttgattattttaataaatagcACGTTTTTATGTGATGAAGGACCATATTTGGACTATTAAtagtaatatattaaattaattcgaAACTCAAAGTCCATTTTTTAAGAGTTTTACTTCAAAGTAACGTACATAATTCATCTAATGCCGAAATTgactaattatttaatttagaaaatcgATACATTTTTTTGAGATTGTTTTTTTAAGGATAAGAATGGAAGTgattgtttttttcttgatgGTTGAATAGCCCTTTTCGAAGGATACATTAATTTGGGCCTTCGAGGTTAACTTTACTTGAAGAATggaaaatcataattaattacGATTAATCTAATTTTTCTGTGAAATTTTGTtagattataaaaataaacGTAGTCATAAATGTTGGAGGATGTTGTTATCAATGGTGTCAAAAGTGTAATCGATAGAGACGATTTTAGGTGAAACATGAatgactaattattttttggttttataTCGCTGTTCAATGAaatcattacaaaaaaaaatagttatcaattattaaaatgtattatgaGATAGATTAACGTGTTCTATACTTTATGGGATAGTTGAGTGGTGGGGTAATATGGTGTTGATAGCCTAATTTCCttgtctaattaattaattaattaagcacTATGATATGTGTACACATAATCACCTAATAGGACATTCCTTATTTGTCGATATTTAGAAGTTTTTGTAAATCTTAAAGAGGTATAACTTTCAAATGTAACACCTAAACGATAAGTACATACTTTGGGAATTGAGATGATAATGTATACATTagatatacacatatatttcGATCATATTAATAAACTAGTATACTCATAATTTGTTTTGTAATAAATTTAGCTTTATCGGCGTTTGAAATATATTTCTGATCAAGTATCTAAAAGAGAATCTTAGAGACCATTTCTATGATTTGTTTTggtgaaaaatataatttatttattgtgttCGTTTCCAACAAATAAATGTGAGATattacaaaatcaaatattggtttttgaaaataaacttcaaaatatatttaaccaGCATTTCGACATAAGATAGCTCCTCCcaactattttaattatttttgtgaagaaaaaaaaaactagcacTACAACCAtatgcttatattattaattgtcAAGATTATCCATAATTTGTGCCAATTTATTTGTGAAAGTGATGTGGAGGAGGGCTGAATTAGGATGATGATTTGGAAATTTTGAGAGGCAATTGGTTTTgctttaatttcattaattatgaaattgacaTTTGAGAAATGTTGTTTGTTGATCACGTTAATagtttcaattttgaaaataataaaacacaTGATATTTATCGTGAAGTACATATAGATTGCTCCCTCTCaacttatttcaaaataatttatgttaattttttcgTTAATAAGACGTTTCTCAACGTTATCTTTTCAAAGAATCACTTATTAAGTTTCTAATTTCAAAAGTAGTTTTACACaaatgtaaaataattatttttcaattgtaCAAACTAAAGctatatatatgaatgaatttaTTACATAAGCAATCCTATTAATTATATTgcatttacatttataataataataagaagaagaagaatagcCCACCTATCATATAATATAAGCTTTTTTTCCTCTATAATATAAGCAAGCATGATaggtatttattattttcaatcttTTGATTGAGTGTGTCCAATGACCAAAAATTAGGATCCTAAGTGCTTGTTGCTCTCAAAGATTTTCATTGATATGTTGGTAGTCAATAATGGCTGCACCATTTactcattataagtaaaaaGTGGTAGTAGCTAGGTTAAAagctttagaaaaaaattggattaaattatttaaaaagtataaatagTACAATAATAAAGTAAGGTGGTGAGTTACTTTATGTTTGTCACTTTCATCATAGCCATTATCTATTTTTCCAAATCGTGTGCTATTTTTATGGGGAAAAAAAGTACCATTATTATAGTCCGTGAATTCTCAAGTGTTCcttttttatgtaataaaaaataaatataagtagcTAGATCATGTTAGTTTCTCTTTATGTACTATCAATAAAAGTAGTAGTTAGTGTTTAATGAGAGTCATAGATACCCACTAGACTTACAATGCAAGacactatatattataattcataatatcACATCCCTCTCAATCCAACAAGGAAAAAGTATAACCCCCCACTAACATTTTAGTTTGTTGAATTATAGTGGATTGAATGGGAATTTAAGGTTTTACATTATGGAAAagctaaatatatataaatattttctcgtAGGTTTTTATTCGATATATGATATTTACTTCATAattcgattaatttaaatttattcacGCTTCTTGTCAaacaaaattatcaataaaGTTTGAACTCGAAAAATTCGATTAATTTAAAAGGATCCTAATCCATGATTGTGTTATTCAAGAtggtaagttattttttttaattaataagttgTTTAAAGTGAAAACAATGAGAAGAGACCTAACTAATGATAAAGCTAACTAAGTTACaacataaaatctcaaaaaaaataaaaataaaatgacaactTCTATTTAATATACTAGTAGTAAGTAATTACTTATGTAATATTGAAAGTGATGTATGCAATGCACTTTGGGAACCCCACAAATAATGTGTTTTGAAGAAATCTTGTGAACTTAGCACATGGAATAGTGGGAGAAAGTGATGTATGCACCAACCATCTGTCACATTTTTGCCATAGAAAGAATAGTTTGGAttgttcttcttttctttaaattttttttttcactatcCAACAAGTCCATCCATCATCTTTATTGGTTTTTGATGGTTCAACTAGCTAAGGGGGGATagtattttttataaacaaacaaaTCACCTTTACCTAGCTTTTGTTCCActccatatattttttttacctattcGTCCAAATCCACCAAAAAGGATGCCTATGACAAAGTCATCAAAATTCCCATTTAAAGGAAACATATTTGTGCAAGTGTCATTATTTTAGATGTGTGTGTGGCATGGCATGGCATGGTTGCCTCCACTTCCACACCCCCTTTTTGTCATTCATGATCatttcatatttgatattttgatcTAAATACgatttaaattacaaaattaaaatttttattaaagggttaaaaatatgttatagaTATAAATACTCTCCACCCCCACACCCTCTAGCCCCAAGGTGACTTCGCCTCTAATGCAAAACTTTGTAAGTTAGCTTGAAgtaatcaaatcaaaatcatatgatatatattgatattgagATTTCATTGATTCAATTAATGTAAATACAAGTTGCGGAATGTTTTAGTTAAATGGAAATGCTCCATATTAAGcattatttcacttttttttgggGATGATTTTTCTGTAATATTATCTAATCAAACGGTATCTATCATTGGTTTCGAAAAATTCTTTTCATATCTCCCCTCTCTCAAGTGGATGTATTAGTAGGGCCTATCTTTAGTACACAAACCCCACTTCATAAAGGGgtatatatgatatgtgctGCAAAAGCACAAAGGAAGCAACATCAAAATTAAAGGTTGATAGACGAGTAGATATGTGCCCTAACCATTACTGACACAATGAGGAAAGTTAAGTTTCACATCTTGGGCCCTAATGATTCTTTTATTGTATCCCATACTTTGTGCTAAGTTTTGTCCCCTCCATCtatcttttcaaaataaaaactctTTTATCTTATAAGTCAAATGAAGGGGGAGGGGAATATGGATAAATCACTAAAGTGGACAACTTTTGTGTGACACACCTTtccatttctttataattttattggGGCCACACCCATCTTTTTCATCTAAGATTTTGGGCACAAATATGGGCCAAGATACTTGGACCGTTACCTTTTTGCTCTTGTGTAGGCTCCACTCATGAAATGATATTCCTTGtaagaaatcaatatattaGGTTCTTGCCTTACCCTCATATCATATGTCCATGTTTTTCTAGGTgaacataatattatttttgataattactTGTCATAAAGgatattttcaaatacaccattaattcaaaatattattaactttAGTAATTTCTGAgtgttattctatttttttatttctatttcttaaGAAACATGTCAGGTCGTAAAACTAGATGATTAAAGCAGAAGGGATCAATAGTGGAGAGAGGGGAGAAGAATCtaataaatgttttaatattttgtgtttttaatttaagatcGAAAGGAAAGAAGAATCtaataaatgttttaatattttgtgtttttaaaTTCAAGTTGAAAGGAAAGAAGAATCATAATTTTGGGGTGTCaaccaaaataattaatgttgatAGAGAAGAGACACAAATAAAAATGCATAGATAAGAAAAGTCACTCTCCttgcatttaatttttattattaataatagcAAAAGGCA harbors:
- the LOC101250858 gene encoding BOI-related E3 ubiquitin-protein ligase 1 gives rise to the protein MAVEARHLNLFTQQQQQMVSNQGNGFSYNTQIVGSSLLPLPTPENSFLPFHQSLMCDSVQPKTSVNTDSGLTFNLPTTVNATTAAGVAATRKRSRDSFNQFNTCNTTSFVGDDVLPLLQQYQCDIDRIISLHTKKVRMELEERQKQQARVLVAAIGEGVSKKLKEKDEQIQRMGKINMVLQEKVKSLFVENQLWRDLAQTNEATANSLRNNLEQVLAHVGDERISAGGNFAGTAVEEVAESCCGSSDHGAGAEEEDEIEGRRTIVGEAQDNRMCKRCGERESCVLLLPCRHLCLCAVCGSSLVHTCPVCNSNMNATVHVNMSS